The Glycine soja cultivar W05 chromosome 3, ASM419377v2, whole genome shotgun sequence genome window below encodes:
- the LOC114405421 gene encoding uncharacterized protein LOC114405421 — MRIISKVMILSLSIIVVLSGTTYSIFLESENHIKSATFVSKSFEVGPGKIASKALYDIEFPKGHIGVKSFDAELVDEDGKSVPLYETYLHHWFAIKYNENITMSRYIEQSHDISKGINYTRNDGACRGFLLPHYWGLGGESRGTSSNLPDPFAVEFGNPTNIPHGFKEKWLFDIMVIDTRGAYSRKGCTECRCDLLNLPKDFYNVTRDINDQPLSLNYKGGLFCCKDNLQCKLRKGFHGPTRKLSLRYKIRWVDWDEHQVPLKFYILDTTDRVRTNGSSTIHDCQAEYTIPRIGHGDSPHVKKANIPMKKGGYLIYGTSHMHTGVVNATLYGQDGRVLCTSTPKYGTGKEAGNEKGYLVGMSGCYPKPGSVEIKDGEILTLETRYQNKFRTGAMGFFYIHLAEQLPNILKI; from the exons ATGAGGATTATCTCTAAAGTAATGATACTTTCATTATCAATAATAGTGGTTCTCTCTGGCACAACATACTCAATTTTCCTAGAGTCTGAAAATCATATCAAATCGGCTACTTTTGTGTCTAAAAGTTTTGAAGTGGGACCAGGAAAAATTGCATCAAAAGCACTTTATGATATTGAGTTTCCAAAAGGTCATATTGGGGTCAAGAGTTTTGATGCCGAACTAGTTGATGAAGATGGGAAATCTGTACCTTTATATGAAACCTATCTTCATCATTGGTTTGCAATAAAGTACAATGAAAATATTACTATGTCACGGTACATTGAGCAATCTCATGACATTAGTAAAGGTATCAATTACACAAGAAATGATGGTGCATGCAGAGGCTTTTTGCTTCCACATTATTGGGGATTAGGAGGAGAATCACGAGGAACATCCTCAAATCTTCCAGACCCTTTTGCGGTAGAATTTGGTAATCCTACAAATATTCCACATGGATTTAAGGAAAAATGGTTGTTCGACATCATGGTTATCGATACACGTGGTGCATATAGTAGGAAAGGTTGCACAGAATGTAGATGTGACCTACTTAATCTTCCAAAGGACTTTTATAATGTCACAAGAGACATTAATGATCAACCATTGTCCCTAAATTATAAAGGAGGACTCTTTTGTTGTAAAGATAACTTACAATGCAAATTAAGAAAGGGTTTTCATGGCCCAACGAGAAAGCTTTCACTGAGATACAAAATAAGATGGGTTGATTGGGATGAACACCAAGTGCCACTAAAGTTTTATATACTTGATACAACTGATCGTGTGAGAACAAATGGCTCTTCAACAATTCATGATTGCCAG GCAGAATATACCATTCCAAGAATTGGTCATGGTGACTCCCCTCATGTTAAGAAAGCAAACATCCCAATGAAAAAAGGTGGTTATCTTATATATGGCACTTCTCATATGCATACTGGTGTTGTCAATGCAACTCTCTATGGACAG GATGGAAGGGTTTTATGTACTTCAACACCAAAATATGGAACGGGAAAGGAAGCAGGAAATGAAAAAGGTTACCTAGTTGGAATGTCAGGATGTTATCCCAAACCAGGCTCTGTTGAGATTAAAGACGGTGAAATTCTCACTCTAGAAACGAGATATCAAAACAAGTTTCGTACTGGAGCTATGGGATTTTTCTATATTCACTTGGCTGAACAACTACCAAacattttaaagatttaa